TGTGTCAAAGCTCACTTGCACAGGCGTTGTAATAATGGAAGCGCTATGCCAACAATTCTGCTGGTAGACGACGACGTGACCTTGATGGAGCGGCTGGCCACGCTGCTGGGCGAGGCCGGCTATATGGTGCTGCGCGCAAACCAGGTGCAGTACGCCGAGATCCTGCTGCGCGAGCGCCAACCCGATCTGGTGCTGCTCGACCCCGATATGGGCAATGGCGACGGCTGGTTGCTGCTCGGGCACAGTGCCACGCTTGTTCCGGTGATTGTGATCAGCGGGCAGGGCCTGGAAGAGGATATTGTGCGCGGCCTCGACGCCGGCGCGCTCGACTACCTGCCGAAGCCGTTCGGCACCGGCGAGCTGCTGGCGCGTATCCGCACACGCCTGCGCACGCACGCGGGCCTGGCGCCGGCGGCCAGCCCACCTGAGGCACCGCTCACGCCGGTGATTGGGCCAACCACGCCGCTTGCGCCACCGGCAGCCGAGCCGCGCCCACAGCCTGCGCGCCGGCGCCGCAGCGCACTCGCACCGGGCGATCAGGACGAGCCGGTGTTCATGCCCTACGGCGAGGAAGAGCGCATGCTACGCGACGACCCGCGCGTGGTCGTGGAAGATCTGAGCGACATTGGGCAGCTGCCACTCGGCCAGCGGCTGCACGCCGCGCGCCTGCGCAAGCGCCTGACGCTGGTACAGGCCGAGCTCGAGACGCGGCCGTCGGTGCCGATGCACTATATTCAGGCCATGGAAGAAGAGAAGTTCTCGCTGCTGCCGCGCGGCCCCATGGCCGAGGAACTGCTGCGCAGCTACGCCACCTATGTCGGGGTCGATCTGGCTGCGGCGCTCGACGAATACCGCCGGCTGCACTACGTCGCGCCGGTCGAGCCGCCCAGCAGCCTGGGTGGGGCCGCTGCGCCGCGCCGGCTGCCCGGCTGGGTCGTCCGTGCCGCCGCAGCGCTCCTGGCAGTTACGGTTGGCTGCAGCGCGATCTGGGGCTACGACTCGGCCGGGGTGCTGGCGCTGGCCCAGCGCGCTGGCGTGCTCGCCGCCCCCCCCACCAGCACGGCCTTGCCAACCAGCACGACCTTGCCAACCAGCACACCCCGGCCAACCGCCAGCCCAACCGCGACGGCCCGGCCAACCAGCACGCCCCGGCCAACCGCCACTGTGGCGCCTACGCCGACGGTGCGGCGCTAAGCCGGCGGCGCGCCCAGCTATACGAGGATAGACCTGTGATCGACTCTGATCGCGATAGCAACCCGCCGGGCGAGGATGCACCCGCACCGCCCGCGTTCGACAAAGCGGCCGCGCGGCAGCGCTACCGGGCGACCATGCGCGGGCCGTTTATGCGCAGGATGAACATCATGCTGGTGTTGATCATCCTGCTGGCCTGGGGCTTTGGCGTGGCTGCCGTGTTCGCACGCGATGTCGAGGCGCTGCCCGGCCACGATCTGAGCGTGGTGCCGAGCCGCTGTGTGGCCTGCCATGCTGCCGCCGCCGCCAACACCCCGGCGATGCCGCACCCGGCCTTCCCAAGCTGTGGCTTCTGCCACCGCCAAGGCCCACCGCCGCGCTAGAATCTGCCGATAACGCGGAAAGCGTTGGATCTGCGGATACGGCCCACGCGGGGCGGTGCCTCGTATCCGTGTGAATCCGGAGCATGGATCGTCTATACGTTCGCGTCGAGCAGGTTAGCCACCGAGGGCAGCAGCACGTCGGCCAGCGGCTCGAGCAGCTCGCGCGTGCCCACACCCGAGAGCACGCCGATCAGCAGTCCCGCGCCGGCCACTCGCCCCATCAACAGGTCAGCGGCGGTGTCGCCCACCACGAGCGTGTTGGCCGGGGCCACGCCCAGCTGGCGGCAGAGCTGCAGCACCGCGTCGGGGGCCGGCTTGATCGGCTGGCCGTCGTCGCCGCAGGCCAGCAGCTCGACCATGTCGGCCACCCCGAGCGCCGCGAGCGTTGCCTGGGTGGGGGCGCGGTCGTCGGTGGTGGCCACCGCGATACGCATCCCACGTGCGCGTAGCGCCCCAAACAGCTGCGGCAGGTCGGCCAGCGGGCGCGCCAGCGCGGCCGGATCGGGGATGTACCAGGCGCCCGCGATCGCGGCTGTGGCCGATCCGGCCGGCAGCCCGACCTCGCGCAGCACCTCGCTGCCGACGGCGCGCAGCTCGGCCATGGTGCCGGTCGCCAGCAGCCCGCCAGGGTCGATCCGGCCGCTGGCCAGATCGAACCCGACCCGCCGGAACAGCCGTGGCGCAATTGTCACATAGGCGGCCGCCTCGATCCGGCGTGCCAGTGTGATAATCCAATCGGCCCACATGGCGTGGAAATCGATCAGCGTGCCGTCTTTGTCGAAGATAACAAGGCTTCCTGATCGTTCTGCTCCGCTAAGGAAAGCCGAAATGCGAGGGTGTGCCATAGACCATACGCTACCTTCTGGCCGGCTCTGGCCATAATGCCTGGTTCGAAGGGATGCTCTGTTTTACAGCCATAGAGGAGTGCTATATGCTCGCCAGCCAGATTCAAGCGCTGCTCGTTGAGTCGGAACGCATCCATCAAGCCGACGGTGCGGCCGGCGTGGCGCTGGCACAGCAGGCACTCGCGCTCGCAGAGCAAATCGATGACCATGAGCGCAGCCCGCTCTACCTCGAGAGCCTGATCATGCTCGCGACTGCTACATTTGCGGCAGGCGACTCCGCCCGCGCGATGGGGCTGATTCTACAGGCGCAGGAACTCCTGAGCTACCACGATTCCGATGCATATGCCCTCAAAGTGTACAATACGCTGGCGGTCACACACATCTATTTCGGCGACTACGCCGAGGCGCTGACCACACTGCATACAGCGCAGCAGCAGGCGCGCGCGGCCAACGATCGCAAGGCCGAGGCCGAGGTGCTTGGCAATATTGGCCTCACCTATGGCTGGATGCAGTCGACCGATAAGGCGCTGGATGCCTTTCAACAAGCGCTCGAGCTTGCTGGCGACGATCAGGCAAACTATGCGCTTTTGCTGAATAACTACGCCTACGCAACCTTCCAACGGGGTGATGTGCCAACTGCGCTCAAATATGCCCAGGATAGCCTCGAGATCACGCGGCAGACGCACGATCTGACTAATCAGGTGGTGGTGCTTGGCACACTCAGCGAGATCTACACCGCCCTTGGCGAGCTGCGTACCGCCGAGGCCTGCCTCGACGAAGGGCTGCGCGTGGCCGAGGCTACGGGCGTGCGCAAACTACGCACCGAGATTCTGCGGGCGCGGGCCGTGCTGTACATCACGCAGGGGCAGATCGATCCTGCAATTTCGACCTACCACGAGTGCCTGACGCTGGCGGGCGAGTTCGGCGCAAAGCCAGTGATTGAAGAGTGCCAACGCGAGCTGGCGCGCCTATACGAGCAGCAGGGCGACTACGCACGCGCGCTCGATCACCTCAAGGCGTATGGCGCGATCGTGCAGGCGATCAGCAATGAGCGGGTTCAACAGCGCATCAGCGTGCTGGAACAGATCCATCAGCACGAGCGGCTGCGGCAGGAGCACGATGCATTGCAAGGGCAGAACACGCTGCTAGAGCAGCTGGTACACGAGCGCAGCCAGGCTCTGACAACCCAGCAGCACCTGCTCGATACGATTGCCGCCTTCTCTACCCCCATGCTACCCTTGCTGCCTGGGGTGCTGCTTGTGCCGATCATCGGCACGCTCGACAGCAGGCGCGAGCTACAAATGCACGAGCAGCTGCTAAACAGCATAACGCAGGCGCGCGCGCAGGTCGTTCTGCTCGACATCACCGGCGTCCCGATCGTCGATATCCAGGTGGCCTCGGCGCTGCTCGAAATGCTGCGCGAGGTTCGCCTGCTCGGATGCCAGATGATCATGGTGGGCATCCGGCCAGAGATCGCCCAGGCGCTGGTGAGCCTCGGCATCGACCTGACTGAGCTGACGACGCGAGCCGCGCTGGAGGATGGCCTGACTGCAGCGCTGGGTATGATCGGGCGCGCAATCGTGACCCGGCGCTAATGCTGGCCCGCGCGCCCAATGCCGCCGGCCTGGCTATGGCGAGGCCGCCGCATGCTCGGCCAGGATCAGGCAGGCCTCGGGCGGGAAGCTGACGGTGATCGGCTGGCCGGGCGTGGGTGGGTTGAGGTGCGGGTTGTTCACTTCGTCGAACTGCAGCGCCTGCTCGCCGAAGCGCACGCGCACGCGCACCGTCGGCCCCAGGAACATCACATCTTCGACTGTGCCGGCCAGCTGGTTGGTGCTATTGGGCACGATGCTGGGCGCGCCGGTCATCGAGATGATCTCGGGCCGCAGCGCCACCGTGATGATCTGGCCGGCCGGCGCATCGGCGATCGGCCTGGCCGCCGCTACCGCTTGCCCATCGATCGTCAGCTGCCCGCGCGCCGGGTCGGCCACGCACGCCGAGAGCAGGTTCAGCGTGCCGACGAACGAGGCCACGAAGCGCGTGGTCGGGAAGTTGTAGATCTCGAATGGCGTGCCGATCTGTTCGATCCGGCCGTTGCTCATCACCACGATCCGATCCGAGAGCGACAGCGCCTCTTCCTGATCGTGCGTCACGTAGATTGTGGTGATGCCGAGCTGGCGCTGGATCGAGCGGATCTCGTTGCGCAGCGACACGCGGATCTTGGCGTCGAGCGCCGAGAGCGGCTCGTCGAGCAGCAGCACCTGCGGCTGGATGGCCAGCGCCCGCGCCAGCGCCACGCGCTGCTGCTGCCCACCCGACATCTGGTAGGGGTAGCGCGCGCTGAACTCGGGCATATGAATGATCTTGAGCATCTCGTCGACGCGCGCCGCGATCTCGCCGGCTGGCTTGCGCGCCACCTTCAGCCCAAACCCGATGTTGTTGGCCACGGTCATGTTCGGGAACAGCGCGTACGACTGAAACACCATGCCGACATTGCGCCGGTTGGGCGGCTGGCGGGTGATGTCGACGCCATTGATCCGAATCGTCCCCGAGGTTGGCGTCTCGAAGCCGGCGATCATGCGCAGCGTGGTGGTCTTGCCGCAGCCGCTCGGCCCCAGGAACGAGACAAACTCACCGCGCGCGACCGACAGGTCGAAGTTGTGGACGGCCACGCTCTCGCCGAAGCTTTTGCGCACTGCGCTGATCTCGAGAAAGCTCATAGGTGCGGTCCTTGCCGGCTGGATGCGGCGTAGATCGGCAGAATTCAACGGCGCGGGCGGCTGCGGGGCCTGGCCCTAGCGTGGCCCGACCACCTGGATGCGGCCGGGCAGGCGCCGGCCGGCCAGCTGGAGCAGCCCGATCGCGGCCCAGGTGAGCGCGAAGCTAATGATCGCCAGCGCCGACGGCTCGTAGACCTTGCTGCTGCTCAGCAGGTTCATGTATGGCCCGAACGCCGGCTGCGACAGCAGCGCGGCGATCGTGAACTCGCCCATCACGATCGCGAACGTGATAAACGCGCCGCTCAGCAGCGAGATATAGATGTTTGGAAAGATCACCTTGAACAGGATGGTGGCCCAGCTGGCCCCCAGGCTCTGGGCCGCCTCGGTCAGCGTGCGCGCGTTGATCGAGCGCAGGCCCGTGTCGATCGCGCGGAACATGTAGGGGAACGATAGCATCACGTACGCGCCGATCAGCAGCACATTCGTGCCGGCGCGGCTATCGGTGAGCGGCGTGCGGTTGTAGGTGCGGATCAGCGCGAACACCAGCACCACCGCCGGCACAACGATCGGCAGCAGCGTCAGAAACTCGATCACCGGGCGCAGCCGCGGCAGCTTCAGGTTGACCCAGTAGACCGTCGGCACGATCAGCAGTGCGCTGGCCAGGATGGTGATCAGCGCGGTGCGGAACGAGAATGAGAAGCTCTGGAAGAACTCGGGCGACGTGAGCACGTTCTGGTAGGCCAGCAAGCTCAGCTGGCCCTTTTTCGCCAGCAGCGAGAACTGCGCAGTGGCGACCAGCGGCACGAAGAAGTACAGCACGCCTAGCAACAGCCAGACCCAGGCCCACCTGCTCGTTCGTTTCATAGGATGATTCGCTCGATTGTATCGTTCCAGTGCGGCGCACCGGAACATTATTCTGCCACCGGCTCGATCCGGCTGCGCGCTACTGGATCCAGCGCTCAGAGCGGCGGCGCAGCCAGGTGTACAACCCGATCGTCGCGGTCATGATCACGATCATGCCGAAGGCCAGCGCGTTGC
The sequence above is drawn from the Candidatus Kouleothrix ribensis genome and encodes:
- a CDS encoding ABC transporter permease subunit: MKRTSRWAWVWLLLGVLYFFVPLVATAQFSLLAKKGQLSLLAYQNVLTSPEFFQSFSFSFRTALITILASALLIVPTVYWVNLKLPRLRPVIEFLTLLPIVVPAVVLVFALIRTYNRTPLTDSRAGTNVLLIGAYVMLSFPYMFRAIDTGLRSINARTLTEAAQSLGASWATILFKVIFPNIYISLLSGAFITFAIVMGEFTIAALLSQPAFGPYMNLLSSSKVYEPSALAIISFALTWAAIGLLQLAGRRLPGRIQVVGPR
- a CDS encoding HAD family hydrolase, with protein sequence MAHPRISAFLSGAERSGSLVIFDKDGTLIDFHAMWADWIITLARRIEAAAYVTIAPRLFRRVGFDLASGRIDPGGLLATGTMAELRAVGSEVLREVGLPAGSATAAIAGAWYIPDPAALARPLADLPQLFGALRARGMRIAVATTDDRAPTQATLAALGVADMVELLACGDDGQPIKPAPDAVLQLCRQLGVAPANTLVVGDTAADLLMGRVAGAGLLIGVLSGVGTRELLEPLADVLLPSVANLLDANV
- a CDS encoding response regulator codes for the protein MPTILLVDDDVTLMERLATLLGEAGYMVLRANQVQYAEILLRERQPDLVLLDPDMGNGDGWLLLGHSATLVPVIVISGQGLEEDIVRGLDAGALDYLPKPFGTGELLARIRTRLRTHAGLAPAASPPEAPLTPVIGPTTPLAPPAAEPRPQPARRRRSALAPGDQDEPVFMPYGEEERMLRDDPRVVVEDLSDIGQLPLGQRLHAARLRKRLTLVQAELETRPSVPMHYIQAMEEEKFSLLPRGPMAEELLRSYATYVGVDLAAALDEYRRLHYVAPVEPPSSLGGAAAPRRLPGWVVRAAAALLAVTVGCSAIWGYDSAGVLALAQRAGVLAAPPTSTALPTSTTLPTSTPRPTASPTATARPTSTPRPTATVAPTPTVRR
- a CDS encoding tetratricopeptide repeat protein, whose protein sequence is MLASQIQALLVESERIHQADGAAGVALAQQALALAEQIDDHERSPLYLESLIMLATATFAAGDSARAMGLILQAQELLSYHDSDAYALKVYNTLAVTHIYFGDYAEALTTLHTAQQQARAANDRKAEAEVLGNIGLTYGWMQSTDKALDAFQQALELAGDDQANYALLLNNYAYATFQRGDVPTALKYAQDSLEITRQTHDLTNQVVVLGTLSEIYTALGELRTAEACLDEGLRVAEATGVRKLRTEILRARAVLYITQGQIDPAISTYHECLTLAGEFGAKPVIEECQRELARLYEQQGDYARALDHLKAYGAIVQAISNERVQQRISVLEQIHQHERLRQEHDALQGQNTLLEQLVHERSQALTTQQHLLDTIAAFSTPMLPLLPGVLLVPIIGTLDSRRELQMHEQLLNSITQARAQVVLLDITGVPIVDIQVASALLEMLREVRLLGCQMIMVGIRPEIAQALVSLGIDLTELTTRAALEDGLTAALGMIGRAIVTRR
- a CDS encoding ABC transporter ATP-binding protein; this encodes MSFLEISAVRKSFGESVAVHNFDLSVARGEFVSFLGPSGCGKTTTLRMIAGFETPTSGTIRINGVDITRQPPNRRNVGMVFQSYALFPNMTVANNIGFGLKVARKPAGEIAARVDEMLKIIHMPEFSARYPYQMSGGQQQRVALARALAIQPQVLLLDEPLSALDAKIRVSLRNEIRSIQRQLGITTIYVTHDQEEALSLSDRIVVMSNGRIEQIGTPFEIYNFPTTRFVASFVGTLNLLSACVADPARGQLTIDGQAVAAARPIADAPAGQIITVALRPEIISMTGAPSIVPNSTNQLAGTVEDVMFLGPTVRVRVRFGEQALQFDEVNNPHLNPPTPGQPITVSFPPEACLILAEHAAASP